From a region of the bacterium genome:
- the sfsA gene encoding DNA/RNA nuclease SfsA, whose translation MSTIATPIPGPLEPARFVERPNRFLIRCRLEATGEVVGAHLGDPGRLEAIFVPGRRVWVRPSADPARRTRWTALVAESPVGEGWVSLDSTLPNRLVRRALEAGALPELDGWQLERAEWRHGSSRFDFLLAGPGGRRLALEVKGVNLVEDGVAMFPDAPTARGARHLRELAQIAARDGWEAGVLFIVHRKEARAFRAAAHIDPQFSAALDDAARAGVRVMARLCAVALDRATLGPPLPWTDAPSAAAQERPGPPPPAPLRNHRASRSG comes from the coding sequence ATGTCGACGATCGCGACACCGATCCCGGGGCCGCTGGAGCCCGCGCGGTTCGTCGAACGCCCCAACCGCTTTCTCATCCGTTGCCGGCTCGAAGCAACGGGCGAGGTGGTCGGGGCGCACCTGGGCGATCCGGGGCGGCTGGAGGCGATCTTCGTCCCGGGCCGCCGGGTCTGGGTGCGGCCGTCCGCCGACCCGGCGCGGCGGACCCGGTGGACCGCGCTCGTGGCGGAGAGCCCGGTAGGCGAAGGGTGGGTCTCGCTGGACTCGACGCTGCCGAACCGCCTCGTCCGGCGCGCCCTCGAAGCCGGAGCACTGCCCGAACTCGACGGCTGGCAGTTGGAGCGCGCCGAGTGGCGGCACGGCTCCTCGCGCTTCGACTTCCTCCTGGCCGGGCCCGGCGGCCGTCGCCTCGCGCTCGAAGTGAAGGGCGTGAACCTGGTCGAGGACGGTGTGGCGATGTTCCCGGACGCGCCGACCGCGCGCGGCGCGCGGCACCTCCGGGAGCTCGCGCAGATCGCCGCGCGGGACGGGTGGGAGGCGGGCGTGCTCTTCATCGTGCACCGCAAGGAGGCCCGCGCCTTCCGGGCAGCGGCCCACATCGACCCGCAGTTCTCCGCGGCGCTGGACGACGCCGCGCGGGCCGGAGTCCGCGTCATGGCCCGGCTGTGCGCCGTCGCGCTGGACCGCGCGACGCTGGGCCCGCCGCTGCCGTGGACGGACGCGCCGTCCGCGGCGGCGCAAGAGCGGCCTGGTCCTCCTCCGCCTGCCCCGTTGAGAAACCACCGCGCGAGCCGGAGCGGGTGA
- a CDS encoding peptidase: MTRFAVAAAAFGALLAACSAGPADEEAPIAMLAPGMTPEAIEARVARFAPATIDFDDSALEPWEKQVLIRLVQASDIMHEIFMKQVSPQNPEWRARLESQRGKGKEAALALFDIMVGPWDRLEHDEPFLDVGPKPAGAGYYPPDLTRGQFEQWLADHPEDRQAFTGYFTVIKRQKGVLVAVPYSVEYRAELERAAALLREAADLSENESLSRYLRTRAAAFLSNDYFESDMAWMDITGSRIEPTIGPYEVYEDQLMGYKAAFESFVTVADAAASAELERLKDSMRSLEARLPIEDRYKNLDRGFESPIRVVDVVYTAGDTRAGVQTIAFNLPNDERVREAKGSKKVMLRNVARAKFERILTPIAQEVLDPALAAELEFHPWFINVLMHELAHGLGPGFITTESGARITVNQALKEHYSAIEEAKADVTGLHNLTVLQGDGVYDADFVRRAYISHLADIFRATRFGANEAHGRANLMQFNWLWEKGIIRYDPETGRFSADVDRLVEGFRSLATELLTLQAKGDYARAGELLERYGTMRPEMQAALDRLGSVPVDIRPSYTVLEKMKNW, translated from the coding sequence ATGACCAGATTCGCCGTGGCCGCCGCAGCGTTCGGCGCTCTGCTCGCCGCCTGCTCCGCCGGCCCTGCGGACGAGGAGGCGCCCATCGCCATGCTCGCACCCGGAATGACGCCGGAGGCGATCGAGGCGCGCGTCGCCCGCTTCGCCCCGGCCACCATCGACTTCGACGATTCCGCGCTCGAGCCCTGGGAGAAGCAGGTGCTCATCCGGCTCGTGCAGGCCTCGGACATCATGCACGAGATCTTCATGAAGCAGGTCTCGCCGCAGAACCCCGAGTGGCGCGCCCGGCTCGAGTCGCAGAGGGGCAAGGGCAAGGAGGCCGCGCTCGCGCTGTTCGACATCATGGTCGGCCCGTGGGACCGGCTCGAGCACGACGAGCCGTTCCTGGACGTCGGCCCCAAGCCCGCAGGCGCCGGCTACTACCCGCCCGACCTCACGCGCGGACAGTTCGAGCAGTGGCTCGCCGACCACCCGGAGGACCGCCAGGCCTTCACCGGCTACTTCACGGTGATCAAGCGGCAGAAGGGCGTGCTGGTCGCGGTGCCGTACAGCGTCGAGTACCGCGCGGAGCTGGAGCGCGCCGCCGCGCTGCTGCGCGAGGCCGCGGACCTCTCCGAGAACGAGTCGCTCTCCCGCTACCTGCGCACCCGCGCCGCCGCGTTCCTCTCGAACGATTACTTCGAGAGCGACATGGCGTGGATGGACATCACGGGCAGCCGCATCGAGCCCACGATCGGCCCCTACGAGGTCTACGAGGACCAGCTCATGGGCTACAAGGCCGCGTTCGAGAGCTTCGTGACCGTCGCGGATGCGGCGGCGAGCGCCGAGCTCGAGCGGCTCAAGGACAGCATGCGGAGCCTCGAGGCGCGGCTGCCGATCGAGGACCGCTACAAGAACCTCGACCGTGGCTTCGAGAGCCCGATCCGCGTCGTGGACGTCGTCTACACCGCGGGCGACACGCGCGCCGGCGTGCAGACCATCGCGTTCAACCTGCCGAACGACGAGCGCGTCCGCGAGGCGAAGGGCTCGAAGAAGGTGATGCTACGCAACGTCGCGCGCGCCAAGTTCGAGCGCATCCTCACGCCGATCGCGCAGGAGGTGCTCGATCCCGCCCTCGCCGCGGAGCTGGAGTTCCATCCGTGGTTCATCAATGTGCTGATGCACGAGCTCGCGCACGGCCTCGGGCCGGGCTTCATCACCACGGAGTCGGGCGCGCGCATCACGGTCAACCAGGCGCTCAAGGAGCACTACTCCGCGATCGAGGAGGCGAAGGCGGACGTCACGGGGCTGCACAATCTGACGGTGCTCCAGGGCGACGGCGTCTACGACGCCGACTTCGTCCGCCGCGCCTACATCAGCCACCTCGCGGACATCTTCCGCGCCACGCGCTTCGGCGCGAACGAAGCGCACGGCCGGGCGAACCTGATGCAGTTCAACTGGCTGTGGGAGAAGGGCATCATCCGTTACGACCCGGAGACCGGCCGCTTCAGCGCCGATGTGGACAGGCTCGTGGAGGGCTTCCGTTCCCTCGCCACCGAGCTGCTGACGCTCCAGGCGAAGGGAGACTACGCGAGGGCGGGTGAGCTGCTCGAGCGCTACGGCACCATGCGCCCCGAGATGCAGGCGGCGCTCGACCGGCTCGGCAGCGTACCCGTGGACATCCGGCCGAGCTACACGGTGCTGGAGAAGATGAAGAACTGGTAG
- a CDS encoding protease, producing MAADIQGKRVAILATEGVEQVELTEPRKALEQAGAHTELISLEAGKIRAWNHTDWGDEFDVDVALDAANPDHYDALLLPGGVMNPDRLRMDEKAVAFVRAFYEQGKPIAAICHGPWLLAEADIVRGRRITSYPSLKTDLRNAGADWVDEEVVTDEGIITSRRPDDIPAFSRKMIEEIGEGRHERRKAA from the coding sequence ATGGCGGCGGACATTCAGGGCAAGCGGGTCGCGATCCTGGCCACTGAGGGCGTCGAGCAGGTCGAGCTCACCGAGCCGCGCAAGGCGCTGGAGCAGGCGGGCGCGCACACCGAGCTGATCTCGCTCGAGGCCGGCAAGATCAGGGCATGGAACCACACCGATTGGGGTGACGAGTTCGACGTCGATGTCGCGCTCGACGCCGCGAACCCCGACCATTACGACGCGCTGCTGCTCCCCGGCGGCGTCATGAACCCCGACCGTCTGCGGATGGACGAGAAGGCGGTCGCGTTCGTGCGTGCGTTCTACGAGCAGGGCAAGCCCATCGCCGCGATCTGTCACGGGCCGTGGCTGCTGGCCGAGGCGGACATCGTGCGGGGCCGCAGGATCACGTCGTACCCTTCGCTGAAGACGGACCTCCGCAACGCGGGCGCGGACTGGGTGGATGAGGAAGTCGTCACGGACGAGGGCATCATCACCAGCCGCCGCCCGGACGACATCCCGGCGTTCAGCCGCAAGATGATCGAGGAGATCGGCGAGGGGCGCCACGAGAGGAGGAAGGCGGCGTAG
- a CDS encoding methyltransferase type 11: MLSRREIRAKYDAVAGVYDRLEAIAEWLGVRALRREAFGRARGRVLEVAIGTGKNLPCYPPEVEEIIGVDLSPAMLRVARRRAEELGMEVALLEADAEALPFPDASFDTVASSLSTCTFPDPVRALSEMRRVCKPDGQILLLEHGRSRSPWIARFQDRRADAHARVLGCRWNREPLELVRDAGLAVRHARRTFFGILHLIVATPA, encoded by the coding sequence ATGCTCAGCAGGCGGGAGATCCGCGCGAAGTACGACGCCGTCGCCGGCGTCTACGACCGGCTGGAGGCCATCGCCGAGTGGCTCGGCGTGCGGGCGCTGCGCCGCGAGGCCTTCGGCCGCGCCCGTGGCCGCGTGCTCGAGGTGGCCATCGGGACCGGAAAGAACCTGCCGTGCTATCCGCCCGAGGTCGAAGAGATCATCGGCGTCGACCTCAGCCCGGCGATGCTCCGGGTGGCGCGCCGACGGGCTGAGGAGCTCGGCATGGAGGTGGCGCTCCTGGAGGCCGACGCCGAGGCGCTGCCCTTCCCCGACGCCTCCTTCGACACGGTGGCCTCCTCGCTCAGCACGTGCACCTTCCCCGATCCTGTCCGGGCGCTCAGCGAGATGCGGCGCGTCTGCAAACCCGATGGGCAGATCCTCCTGCTGGAGCACGGCCGCAGCCGCTCGCCGTGGATCGCGCGCTTCCAGGACCGCCGCGCCGATGCCCACGCCCGGGTCCTCGGCTGCCGCTGGAACCGCGAGCCGCTCGAGCTCGTTCGCGACGCAGGCCTCGCCGTGCGTCACGCGCGCCGCACCTTCTTCGGCATCCTGCACCTCATCGTCGCGACGCCGGCGTAG